The genomic DNA cctgccgtctggcaagaggtaccgaagcattcgggccctcatggccagactgtgtaacagcttcttcccccaagccatcagactcctcaatactcagagattggactgacacacacacacacacacacacacacacacacctatacaccatccaacttttgcacatgtccagagttgcacttaattcattgtcactttatacccggctgctacctcaataactgctatgtccatacaacactatttcatagtatgttatgtttacatttggcatttttaggaagtgtcatctttttgcactactcagattagaaatgtgtactggtcggcgctgcactgtctctcactgtctcttactgtgcctattgtcctgtttcctttttagtaattactgtactgtcctgtactttttgcacacgtttgcacgtgcactttatgtaagaatgtgtaggtcttattcagtctgtgtagtctcatgtggttctgtgttgtcctatgttgttttatgtagcaccatggtcctggaggaacgttgtcTCTTTTCGCTGTGTATTGTActaactgtatatggttgaatgacaataaaaaaaaacacttgaacttATAgatttccatatactaaatgctatacttgttgacccctctccaaacatagcgcttatggttgtgaccataaagctctattttggtctcgtcactccaaattacagtgtgccagaagctgtgaggcgtgtcaaggtgttgtcaggcacattgtaactgggcttttttgtggcattggtgcagtaaaggtttctttctggcaactcaaccatgcagctcatttttgttcaagtatcgtcatattgtgctccttgaaacaaccacaccatctttttccagagcagcctgtatttctcctgaggttacctgtgggttttttctttgtatcctgaacaattcttctggcagttgtggctgaaatctttcttggtctgcctgaccttggcttggtatcaagagatccccgaattttccacttcttaataagtgattgaacagtactgactggcattttcaaggctttggatatctttttatatccttttccatctttataaagttccattacctgttacgcaggtcttttgacagttcttttctgctctccatggctcagtatctagcctgctcaggtGCATCcaggtgagagctaacaaactcattgactatttatacacagacactaattgcaacttaaaaagccacaggtgtgagaaattaacctttaattgccatttaaacctgtgtgtatctccttgtgtgtctgtaacaaggccaaacattcaagggtatgtaaacttttgatcagggccatttgggtgatttctgttatcattatgatttaaaaaggagccaaacaactatgtgataataaatggcttcatatgatcactatccttaaataaaagacagtttttttgcatgatcagtcctattttcaaaatcaaagccaaaatgtcacaatttctgccagggtatgcaaacttttgagcacaactgtgtatatatatatacatatatatatatatatatatatatatatatatatatatatatatatataaattgtaataAACCTTTGCTTTGTGAATATTTGTTCTTGCATTTGTTCTTGCATTCACTCTGTAttgctttctttctcttttctagATTCTTTAATCCTCAGTCTGTATGCTCAGTAACCAAATGAAAGAATTTGAACCGGCTAATTTGATTCAGAGTTAGTTGCTTGAAGGTTTAAGATTAAGTTGAAGGTTTAATATCAGCtatctttaaatatttactgAATATGTAAAACTTCCCTTAAtaatgttttgctgtttttttttaatttaatgaacaaGTTCTTGCTGAAGTATGATTTTCTATTAACTGATACAGTAGTTTTGAGTTTTTATCGGCAATAGGCCTAACAACTGACAATTTTACCTTTTTTAAATGGCCAACTTGGTTTTTAACAGCTGATGTTCCCAGAAGACAACTCTGGGGAAAATACACTGGCAGGATATCATAATCTCTATTCACATGAGCCTTCTCAGAGTCTCGTCTGCTCTTTCTTATATATaccacaaacaatacaacatgtCTATACTCGACTGTACTGTATAGGTGGGATCCCAAATAGTTGAGGATTTATTAAAGGATTTATATGTAATTTTAAGATATCACACACGTTATGGTGctcattaaacatttatttgtgtcATTTGCAGGCCTATATCGAACAGGCACTATGAGATTCATTACATCACTTTTGTTCCCTTGCTGAATCGCACAGCAGCATGGTCATGCGAGTTAACCCCGCCCCTTCTGTGCCGGTGGGTGTGGCTATAAACGTCAAAGACAAACCTCAACCAATGGGAATTTAGAAAGACGGATCTCTGTGTCAGCACTGCCCAATAAGGTGATCCTATGTTTGGATATGGAGTTTCTCCGAGTATATAAGATGGCAGCAGACTGCGCGTCATTGCCTGACGCCAAGGGTTGGGGTGTGCAAGGCGCAGAAATTATACTTGCTTTAAACTTGCATACTTGGAactttcttgctttcttttttttttttactttacattgtattttatttgtaaaacttaaaggtttatatattaacattttaaaaattcaatCAACAAATCTACAGTAAGGTaagcaataataattattaacttTGTTTCTAATGTTGTAAATGAACTAAGTGTACTTATTACGTTAAACTGTGGTTTTTCATAGAAATAGATTTTCTATTGAAGTGGTCAGGCCTGCGTGTTATACCCACCACCATATATAAACAGAACACTGAACGCTCGCTACGTTCGTACGCTAAAACTAAAGTACAAATGCCTTCGAAATTAATGTTGGAGTGTAAATGGACTTAAAAGTTAAGTTGGAGTCGACTGACGCGATATCAAATTGTTGAATTGCTTTAACAGCGGTATAACATTGGTGAGCACACACTGGTCAGCGGACATGCCCAGACATGACCAGCGGCTATCACGCACAGTGGAGCACGACATTCACCGCGCGACAGTCTGTCGAACTAACATGTGACGTTACGCAAATAAAGAACATTTAGTAGCTTATTTAGTTCAGAAAAGTCCGTcagaaaaacattaaatatttctTTGCTTTTCACTGTCTCATAAGCCGGGGCATGCCTGGACATGTTGTCACATGGTCGTTCATGGCGGACTTGTTTGTCTTTTCCAGGATAGCCAACGTTTTTGTCAGAATATAATACTTTCCAGTTATGATTGCTACTGAAAtccctaacaaaataatattGAATCCATTTCCTGCTGGAAATGAGGGAAAATTGGGGTTTAATTCACTCCACTCACTCCTATGAATATTTCCTCACTCgcaaaaacaaatcaataatatttactttttgaaatgtcatatttaaatgaaggtaagaCTGAGGTATTCAGGACtatatttattttcactttcaaaCTATGAAATCCTGGGCCAAATGGACGTTAAACCATGACATTCAAAATGAAATGGACAATAGTTTCTTTTTCACCATTACAAAAAGAACGTGTGTGTGAGATTCTGTAAGCAATTTTAAAGAATGCATCTCGTTTTGTTACACCATAATGATTAAACTaaccacacttttttttttttttttttttccccccagcacAAACATGGAAAACACTTACCCATACATATTTCAATAGAGGGGTAGAAGTGTTAATGAGATCGATCATCTGATTACTACACGTCATTAGTCGCATTAATATTATCCAAACACAAATGTTTAGAAATCTTACTACCTACAGCATTACACCATGTGCTTTGACCTCTAAACAGTGGTGGTTTGATAGAAACTGTTAAAGACCGTACAGTATTCTTCAGTTGAAATATGATGCTTGAATTTACAAATGTTGATTTAATACTTGGAAATTGACCATCAGGATTCAATAACTGACCATCTCTTTATAACGTTTATACTCTCGCTGTAACATGATTACGTAGTACTTGCATAATACTAAAACCTTTGCAATAAAATGTCCAACGTTTGTTTATATTTTGCGTTGAGTTGCGTGTATCAATGCCACAACAtctaataaaaacattcaggATTCAAACATGATACTTAAAATGCATATAGTCAAAATAGTGTTGGATATTGTCCAGTATGTAGCTTTAAAACAAGTCTGtaacagcactttttttttttttttcctgtttgatCACACTTTCATATGTTGCTTTTCTGTTCTTTTAGATGATTGACCAGGTTACTGGAGCAGTGGCTTTGCCCTTTGCAGTCCAGCTCAAAGCTCTTCTGGACCAAGAGACCCGATATCAGCCCAAACTCAGTGGACTCCGATTCATTGAGTCCGCTCAGGATAATGGCTTGAGAATGACCATCAAGTTGAGAGATTTTGAAGTGAGAGATCTTCTCTCCTTGACACGATTCTTTGGTTTCCGTGCAGAGACATTCTCCCTTGCTGTGAATCTTCTAGATCGATTCCTGGCTGCGATGAAAGTGAGAACATCATATTTTTTCCATGTTGACTTTTCAGTGCTTTTCCTCAAAGACAAATTATGATTTCCCTTTAGTAAATCTAAAATGGTCTCAATTCTTTTCACAGATTCAGCCCAAGCACCTGTCTTGTGTTGGCCTTTGCTGCTTCTACATCGCTGTGAAAACTTCAGAAGAGGAGAGGAATGTGCCTTTGGCCAGTGACCTCATCAGAATCAGCCAGAACCGCTTCACTGTCCATGACATGATGAGGATGGAGAAGATCATTCTGGAGAAACTTTTCTGGAAGGTTAAGGCTCCAACAGCTCTTCACTTCCTCAGATTTTTTCATTCTCACATTCAAGAACCGTTGGATACAGAAAGGTGATTAGCTGGACTTTGTTTCGCTTTTAATATTTGATCCAGTGTTGGATTACACCTTTCAGCAAACAATAACTTGGATTGTTTAAATGTGTGTTAATGTAGAGtactgtgattaaagtatcaaaTGTTCTTTTGCAGTAAGAGGATTCTGAACATTGAGAGGCTTGAGGCTCAGTTGAAAGCTTGCCATTGCTCCTTTGCTTTCACTAAAATTAAGGTAAGCTGCATGGACCATCtccagttttaaaaatgtttggtaATAGTTTATAAAGTTCTAATGTTTGACTATAAACCTGTCTCTACAGCCTTCACTACTTGCTCTGTCACTGCTAGCTCTGGAGATCCAGGAACAGCATGAATGTGGAGCCATTCCTGCTCTGAAAGAAGCGCTAGATCGTCTGCAGGAGAGTTTGAGTGTGAGTTTCATCTTTCATTTTCAAGCAGCTTTACTGTCTTGACTACAAACTATTGGTGTTTACTTGGTTCTAAATGGGGTGGAGATACAGCATTGCGCAACCAGTTTGTAGAAAGGGGTTTATACTTCAAATAACTGTTTTGGCTTTATGAattatttgaattttgtttttgctttcaAGGTGAAAGATGGAGACTTGGTTTGTGTGAGAGAAGTTGTTGCTAAGTGCCTAGTTGAATATGCCACCACCAAGTGCATGAAGCCAAATGGCCAGAGACTGCGATGGATCATTTCGGGTAGAACTGCACGTCAGCTGAAGCACAGCTACTACAAgattgctcatctacccacaattCCTGAATATGCCTGTTAAGATGGTTGGTGTTGGGTGCCCATAACTTGGATATGctgctttgctgctgaatttcttTGATCACAAATCATTGATAACAACGTGAATGTATTGGTACTTTTAATCCATGTTGTGGGCACCCAAAACTAATTTTTCAGAGAGTGCTTTATATCTCTAAGCCCCAATCTTTTATGTTCTGTTATACCTGCCATGGAAGTATTTATTTACATCAGTACTGACTCCAATTTGGAGGTTTCTAGTCAAGGGTGGGTTTCAGCAAGTTGTACAGTATGTTCATTTTGAATTGGTGCAAGAAGCGCTGGTTGTTTAAAGCAATGAAGTATAGAACCGCCTAGGTCCTCAGTCCACTGTGTGGAAGAGGAGGGAGAAGGGTTTTGTGAATCAAAATGACAACGGAACCAAGAGATCAGGCCCAAAACCCTTAAACTTCCACCCTAGGTTGTAAACTGTAGTAATGCACACTCCTACCCAAGGTgatgaaatgtttttctttcttttcttattATGGTGTTATGCTTTCTAACATGTGATTGAAAAGAGGATGACTATGGAAATGGTCATCCTGGTTTTAACTCTTAATAATATGCATCTAATGAAAAACAAGGTAGTTTCAATTAACCAGGTTGAAGTTTATTTGACATTTGGTTACTCAATACATCTGTATGTGACCATGACCATTTGTTTATACCTGGTATAAATTCTAACAGAAAATGAGTGGTTAAAATGGATTTGAGTTAAATTTAAGTGGATATAAAGACTCTTATCTGGAAAGTTGAAAGCTGCATCCTGCAAATTCATGTGGTGGAacctttcaataaaacattgaaatGTTAAATGCTTGTTTGTGGTGCTTGAGGAGTGATTTAAAGGATGGCTGACCCAACAATCCAAACCGCTGTGGTggcaattgcaaaaaaaaaaaaaaaagaacttggcGTTTCTAAAGCTTAATGTCCATAAAGGCTTTACTTAAAAGGCTGCTTGTGATAGATTATGGCTTTATATCAACAGCCAGACATCATTATATGCTTTTTAATTTTCAAACTTGAACTGGAATAAATGCGGTGGTTGTCCATTCTATTTTTGCAAACTTGAGAAATCTGGTCCACCACCATGAAAGTTCCCAGAGATCTCCGCCCCGCTGAAGTCAAATCCAGGGTTCTATTTGAAATGGGAAAAGGAAAAACGCACAATTAATACATAATATAATGCTTAATTGTGTTTGATTTGGGAGACAATTTATAAGGTCTCAAAAGGTTTTCCAGCTGGGGTAAAATGTGGCACTTTTAAATTGTCCTTCAGGCAAGGAGATTAAACACATTAGCACATGCCATTTAACGCACATTTTTCTAAATTGCGATTTAaaagcatttaccaattttcacattaaattctgacattttattcagctgtttttgaatgctaATCACTGGTTGGAATACGGCGGAACCGATGCGCTGTCCAGTgtcattacactgatgtacaaagacacacaacagtgattccgtgctcaagtgatggagaaaggacctcttaaccgtAAAAAAACTCAGATCAGATTGGTGTTAAGCCGCATTCACATTCAGCATTTTTCCAGCATCGCCTTCCAGACAATTCAGATGAAACATCATTACATGGACCGTGTCagtgctaaaagcaaaacaagacgtGCTTTTCATgtaaatgcagcttcacgattgctgtagcaaagtgaatAGCCactattaatattgtggaggatgagatttTAAGAGATGTATACCTATAGCAATACAAATGCAAACAACGGGGACTAGATATTTAAATTAgttaacctcccacttagactttgggaaatgttaaatgttacttgcattggtgctattttagcTAATATCAATATTTATTCTGTGGCCGGCTTTGTTTTTCGTTTTATTTTCTAAGTAGTAAATGCAatttgacaggaaaaaaaaaaaaaaatatatatatatatatatatatatatacagtatatatatatacatacacacacacatacatacatacagttgaagtcagaagtttaaatacacctcagccaaacacatttaaactcagtttttctcaattccagacattccctgtcttgggtcagttaggatcactattttaagaatgtgaaatgtcagaataatagtagagagaatgatttatttcaacttttatttctttcatcacattcatagtgggtcagacgtttacatacactttgttagtatttgatagcattgcctttaaatttggGGTCAAATTTAAACTTggatcaaacgttttgggtagccttccataagcttctcacaataagttgctggaattttggcccattcctccagacagaactggtgtaactgagtcaggtttgttggcctccttgctcacacatgctttttcagttctgcccacaaattttctatcggatttagGTCAAGGCttagtgatggccactccaataccttgactttgctgtccttaagccattttcccacaactttgaaggtatgcttgaagtcattgtccatttggaagacccatttgtgacagagctttaacttcctggctgatgtcttgagatgttacttcaatatatccacataattttccttcctcatgataccatctattttgtgaagtgcaccagtccctcctgcagcaaagcacccccacaacatgatgctgccacccccatgcttcacagttgggatggtgatcttcggcttgcaagcctcaccctttttcctccaaacataacatcatggccaaacaattacatttttgtttaatttctccaaaaagtaagatctttgtccccatgtacacttgcaaactgtagtcgggcttttttatggcggttttggagcagtggcttcttccttgttgagcagcctttcaggttatgtcaatataggactcgttttactgtggatatagatacttgtctacctgtttcctccagcatctttacaaagtcctttgctgttgttctgggattgatttgcaattttcgcaccaaactacgttaatatctaggagacagaatgcgtctccttcctgagcggtatgatggctgcgtggccttatggtgtttatacttgcgtttGTACATATAAACTTAGTACCTTCAGGTTGTTTCGAAATtgatccca from Myxocyprinus asiaticus isolate MX2 ecotype Aquarium Trade chromosome 22, UBuf_Myxa_2, whole genome shotgun sequence includes the following:
- the ccng1 gene encoding cyclin-G1, which codes for MIDQVTGAVALPFAVQLKALLDQETRYQPKLSGLRFIESAQDNGLRMTIKLRDFEVRDLLSLTRFFGFRAETFSLAVNLLDRFLAAMKIQPKHLSCVGLCCFYIAVKTSEEERNVPLASDLIRISQNRFTVHDMMRMEKIILEKLFWKVKAPTALHFLRFFHSHIQEPLDTESKRILNIERLEAQLKACHCSFAFTKIKPSLLALSLLALEIQEQHECGAIPALKEALDRLQESLSVKDGDLVCVREVVAKCLVEYATTKCMKPNGQRLRWIISGRTARQLKHSYYKIAHLPTIPEYAC